The Apodemus sylvaticus chromosome 22, mApoSyl1.1, whole genome shotgun sequence genome includes a region encoding these proteins:
- the Dhx37 gene encoding probable ATP-dependent RNA helicase DHX37, whose amino-acid sequence MGKLRRRYNMKGRLQAEPRPVKGPEAPPVRLELEDKDVLKGVDASNALVLPGRRKKKTKAPPPSKKERKPLTKKERKVLQKVLEQKEKKSQRAELLQKLSEVQVSQAEMSLFYTTAKLGTGDRMYHVKERKPDQPAARGQEKVSSLGGAHRKRQRSPSTEEDSESSEDSEPEEATAEQPRTSTGTEPVHLPPAPSGIQRPAPTPQPPPSGTSAPPKAPASAPPPPLAKPAVFIPVNRTPEMQEERLKLPILAEEQVIMEAVAEHPIVIVCGETGSGKTTQVPQFLYEAGYSSEDSIIGVTEPRRVAAIAMSQRVAKEMNLSHRVVSYQIRYEGNVTEETRIKFMTDGVLLKEIQKDFLLLKYKVVIIDEAHERSVYTDILLGLLSRIVALRAKRRLPLKLLIMSATLRVEDFTQNQRLFTTPPPVIKVESRQFPVTVHFNKRTPLDDYSGECFRKVCKIHRMLPAGGILVFLTGQAEVHALCRRLRKAFPIRSSQPQEKEEDSAEGMRRFKKSRTRARKIQAVALPQINLDNYSVLPAGEGDEDREAEMDDEEEALGSDLDLDLGDSEANEGEQPDASLPLHVLPLYSLLAPEKQAQVFRPPPEGTRLCVVATNVAETSLTIPGIKYVVDCGKVKKRYYDRVTGVSSFRVTWVSQASADQRAGRAGRTEPGHCYRLYSSAVFGDFEQFPPPEITRRPVEDLILQMKALNIEKVINFPFPTPPSVEALAAAEELLIALGALQAPPKQERMKKLQMSQLSCPITALGRTMSTFPVAPRYAKMLALSQQHGCLPYTIAIVAAMTVRELFEELDRPAASEKELAELKGRRARVAQMKRTWAGQGASLKLGDLMVLLGAVGACEYAGCSPQFCHANGLRYKAMLEIRRLRGQLTTAVNAVCPEAGLFLDPKMQPPTESQVTYLRQIMAAGLGDHLARRVQSEDLLDPKWKNAYKTPLLDDPVFIHPSSVLFKELPEFVVYQEIVETSKMYMKGVSTVEIQWIPSLLPSYCQFDAPLEEPAPTYCPESGRVLCHRASVFYRVGWPLPAVQVDFPEGIDRYKYFARFLLEGQVFRKLASFKSCLLSSPNTMLKTWARLQPRTETLLRALVAEKVDSRDSLLSVWKKSPKYLLAEYCEWLPKAMHSDVEKNWPPTTDG is encoded by the exons CTGGAGCTGGAAG ACAAGGATGTGTTGAAAGGAGTGGATGCCAGCAACGCCCTGGTGCTGccggggaggaggaagaagaagaccaAGGCGCCTCCCCCATCCAAGAAAGAGAGGAAGCCCCTGacgaagaaggagaggaaggtgcTACAAAAGGTCTtagagcagaaggagaagaagagtcAG CGTGCCGAACTGCTCCAGAAACTGAGTGAAGTCCAAGTGTCGCAGGCTGAAATGAGTCTCTTCTACACCACAGCCAAGCTAGGCACCGGGGACCGCATGTATCATGTCAAAGA GAGGAAGCCTGACCAGCCCGCTGCCAGGGGTCAGGAGAAAGTCAGTAGCCTCGGTGGGGCCCATCGGAAGCGCCAGAGGTCACCATCAACAGAAGAAGACTCTGAGTCTTCAGAAGATTCAGAGCCTGAGGAAGCCACAGCTGAGCAGCCTAGGACCAGCACAGGGACAGAGCCAGTGCATCTGCCACCAGCTCCTTCTGGGATCCAGAGGCCTGCTCCCACCCCACAGCCCCCTCCATCTGGGACCTCTGCACCTCCAAAAGCACCAGCCTctgccccacctccacctctgGCCAAGCCTGCTGTATTCATCCCTGTGAACCGCACCCCTGAAATGCAG GAGGAGCGGCTCAAGCTCCCGATCCTCGCTGAAGAGCAAGTCATCATGGAGGCAGTGGCCGAGCACCCCATTGTCATCGTGTGTGGCGAGACTGGCAGTGGGAAGACTACACAGGTGCCCCAGTTTCTCTACGAAGCAGGCTACAGCAG TGAGGACAGCATCATCGGTGTCACAGAACCCCGCCGAGTGGCTGCCATAGCCATGTCCCAGCGGGTGGCCAAGGAGATGAACCTGTCACATCG GGTTGTCTCCTACCAGATCCGCTACGAAGGGAATGTGACTGAAGAAACCAGGATCAAGTTCATGACGGATGGTGTGCTGCTCAAAGAGATCCAGAAG GACTTCCTGTTGCTGAAATACAAGGTGGTGATCATCGACGAAGCCCACGAGCGGAGTGTCTACACAGATATCCTTCTCGGCCTCCTGTCCCGCATTGTTGCTCTCCGGGCCAAG AGGCGCCTGCCCCTCAAGCTGCTCATCATGTCTGCCACGCTTCGGGTGGAGGACTTTACCCAGAACCAGCGGCTTTTCACCACCCCTCCCCCGGTCATCAAG GTTGAGTCTAGGCAGTTCCCCGTGACAGTACATTTTAACAAGCGAACCCCACTGGACGACTACAGTGGCGAATGCTTCAGGAAGGTCTGCAAGATCCACCGGATGCTGCCTGCGG GTGGCATCCTGGTGTTCCTCACAGGGCAGGCTGAGGTGCATGCACTCTGCCGTCGGCTTAGGAAGGCCTTCCCCATTCGTTCCTCCCAGCCCCAAG aaaaggaagaggaCTCCGCAGAAGGGATGCGGAGGTTTAAGAAGTCCCGGACAAGGGCTAGGAAGATCCAGGCCGTG GCCTTGCCCCAGATCAACCTGGACAACTACTCTGTCCTGCCAGCTGGCGAAGGCGatgaggacagggaggcagagatggatgACGAAGAGGAGGCCCTGGGCTCTGACCTAGATCTGGACCTGGGGGACAGTGAGGCAAATGAAG GTGAGCAGCCAGACGCCTCCCTGCCCCTTCACGTGCTCCCACTCTACTCTTTGCTGGCCCCTGAGAAGCAGGCACAG GTCTTCAGACCTCCTCCAGAGGGGACGAGGTTGTGCGTCGTGGCCACCAATGTGGCCGAAACATCCCTCACCATCCCCGGTATCAAGTATGTGGTGGACTGTGGGAAAGTCAAAAAACGCTATTATGACCGTGTCACAGGCGTGTCCTCCTTCCGAGTCACTTGGGTCTCCCAAGCATCCGCTGACCAGCGGGCGGGTCGTGCAGGCCGGACAGAGCCAGGCCACTGCTACAG GCTGTATTCCTCGGCTGTTTTCGGGGACTTTGAGCAGTTTCCTCCTCCAGAGATAACCCGCAGACCAGTGGAGGACTTGATCCTGCAAATGAAAGCACTCAACATTGAGAAG GTCATCAACTTCCCGTTCCCCACACCTCCGTCCGTGGAGGCCCTCGCTGCTGCGGAGGAGCTGCTGATTGCCCTGGGGGCCCTGCAGGCCCCTCCGAAACAGGAGAG AATGAAGAAGCTGCAGATGTCACAGCTGAGCTGCCCCATCACCGCTCTGGGGCGGACCATGTCCACCTTCCCTGTGGCCCCCCGCTATGCCAAGATGCTGGCGCTGAGCCAGCAGCATGGCTGCCTGCCCTACACCATTGCCATCGTGGCTGCCATGACTGTGCGGGAGCTGTTTGAGGAGCTGGACAG acCAGCTGCCAGTGAAAAGGAGCTTGCAGAGCTGAAGGGCCGGCGAGCCCGTGTGGCCCAGATGAAGAGGACCTGGGCCGGGCAGGGGGCATCTCTGAAGCTTGGCGACCTCATGGTGTTGCTGG GTGCCGTGGGAGCCTGTGAGTACGCTGGCTGCTCACCCCAGTTCTGCCACGCTAACGGACTGCGCTACAAGGCCATGCTGGAGATCCGGCGCCTGCGTGGCCAGCTGACTACCGCAG TCAATGCAGTGTGCCCCGAGGCCGGCCTTTTCCTGGACCCCAAAATGCAGCCTCCTACTGAGAGCCAGGTGACCTACCTGCGGCAAATCATGGCAGCTGGCCTGGGTGACCACCTGGCCCGCCGGGTTCAGAGCGAGGACCTGCTGGACCCCAAGTGGAAGAACGCCTACAAG ACTCCTCTTCTAGATGACCCCGTCTTCATCCACCCCAGCTCTGTACTCTTCAAAGAGTTGCCTGAGTTCGTGGTCTACCAGGAAATTGTGGAGACCAGCAAGATGTACATGAAAG GTGTCTCCACCGTGGAAATCCAGTGGATCCCTTCCCTGCTGCCTTCTTACTGCCAGTTCGATGCGCCCCTGGAGGAACCAGCCCCCACTTACTGCCCAGAGTCAGGACGGGTGTTGTGCCACCGGGCCAGCGTGTTCT ACCGCGTGGGCTGGCCACTCCCTGCCGTCCAGGTGGACTTCCCTGAAGGCATTGACCGCTACAAGTACTTTGCACGGTTTCTGCTGGAGGGACAG GTCTTCCGCAAGCTGGCTTCATTCAAGAGCTGCCTGCTATCTAGCCCCAACACCATGCTGAAGACTTGGGCCAG GCTGCAGCCCAGGACAGAGACCCTATTGAGAGCCCTTGTGGCCGAGAAGGTTGATTCTCGTGATTCCCTGCTGTCTGTATGGAAGAAAAGCCCCAAAT ACCTGCTGGCTGAATACTGTGAGTGGCTCCCAAAGGCTATGCACAGCGATGTTGAGAAGAACTGGCCCCCTACCACTGACGGTTGA